The region GATAGGCCGCTTACCCTATATATTAATTTTTTATATCGCCCTGGAACTCTCTGATAATACATCTACCAAATGTAGAAGGTTATGCACGCGAAAATCTTTTCAATTACTACCTTACCTAGACAAAAGATCGCCGTGCTCATCCCTCGCTCGCGATGACGAAAAAGAAGACTCCTCACTCCTCACCTTTCACTCTTCACTCTTCACTATTAACTTTTCACTCTTCACTAAAAAACTAGCGAATAAAAACCGGCTCGTTTTCCTTTTCAGTATGCTCTTCGCTATAGCGGTAATCCATATAATCAAAACTTTTAAGATCTTCGATGGTTTTTACGTCTTTGTCTATAATATAACGCACCATCGCGCCACGGGCTTTTTTAGCAAAGAAACTGATGATCTTTAATTTTCCGTTCTTAAAATCTTTAAAAACAGGAGAGATCACCTCAGCTTTTAGTTTTTTGGTGTCTATTGCTTTAAAATATTCGTTGCTGGCCAGGTTGATAAAAAGTTCGCCTTCTTCCATTTCTTCATTTAGCAACTTGCTAAGCTTTGGCTGCCAAACTTCGTAAAGACTGTTCTTGCGCTCAATTCCTACCGAAGTTCCCATTTCTAAACGATAAGGCTGCATTAAATCCAAAGGTTTTAAAACACCGTAGAGTCCGGAGAGGATGCGCAGGCTATCTTGCAGACGATCCAGTTTTTCGGTGGGGATTGTATAGGCATCCAGGCCAGTGTAAACATCGCCGGCAAAAGCATACATTGCGGGGCGGGAATTCTTTTTGTTATGTTCCTCCTCGAAATCCTGGTAGCGGGTAT is a window of Salegentibacter salegens DNA encoding:
- the yaaA gene encoding peroxide stress protein YaaA is translated as MKIVVSPAKSLDYESKLPTTRGTQPAFLETTAKLNRKMSRMTKNEISELMSISDKLADLNYTRYQDFEEEHNKKNSRPAMYAFAGDVYTGLDAYTIPTEKLDRLQDSLRILSGLYGVLKPLDLMQPYRLEMGTSVGIERKNSLYEVWQPKLSKLLNEEMEEGELFINLASNEYFKAIDTKKLKAEVISPVFKDFKNGKLKIISFFAKKARGAMVRYIIDKDVKTIEDLKSFDYMDYRYSEEHTEKENEPVFIR